The Neodiprion fabricii isolate iyNeoFabr1 chromosome 4, iyNeoFabr1.1, whole genome shotgun sequence genome window below encodes:
- the LOC124181329 gene encoding protein RER1 isoform X1, giving the protein MMQDEDLGGTPRRNIFSQGLMRLSQVYQGYLDVWTPHAISRWIFAAFLLAIFILRILLTQGWYIVTYALGIYHLNLFIAFLTPKIDPAMDFDDGDGPELPTRSNEEFRPFIRRLPEFKFWYSVTKSTIFGMVCTLFDCFNIPVFWPILVMYFITLFCITMKRQIKHMVKYRYLPFTHGKPKYQNHEDTSRLIHPK; this is encoded by the exons ATGATGCAAGATGAGGACTTGGGTGGAACACCGAGGCGGAACATTTTTAGTCAAGGACTAATGAGATTATCACAg GTATATCAGGGTTATTTGGATGTGTGGACTCCTCACGCTATCTCAAGATGGATATTTGCTGCATTTCTTTTAgccatatttatattacggATTTTATTAACACAG GGATGGTACATCGTTACATATGCCCTGGGAATTTACCACCTCAATCTGTTCATCGCATTCCTCACACCAAAAATTGATCCTGCGATGGACTTCGATG ATGGCGATGGTCCTGAACTCCCCACGAGATCGAACGAAGAATTTAGGCCATTCATAAGGCGGTTACCAGAATTTAAATTCTGGTATTCAGTGACCAAATCCACGATTTTTGGAATGGTGTGCACTTTATTCGATTGCTTTAATATTCCAGTATTCTGGCCAATCCTTGTTATGTACTTCATAACACTCTTCTGCATCACTATGAAACGTCAAATAAAG cACATGGTGAAGTACCGATACCTGCCGTTTACACATGGGAAACCAAAGTACCAAAACCACGAAGATACTTCGAGATTAATACATCCGAAATGA
- the LOC124181329 gene encoding protein RER1 isoform X2, protein MMQDEDLGGTPRRNIFSQGLMRLSQGWYIVTYALGIYHLNLFIAFLTPKIDPAMDFDDGDGPELPTRSNEEFRPFIRRLPEFKFWYSVTKSTIFGMVCTLFDCFNIPVFWPILVMYFITLFCITMKRQIKHMVKYRYLPFTHGKPKYQNHEDTSRLIHPK, encoded by the exons ATGATGCAAGATGAGGACTTGGGTGGAACACCGAGGCGGAACATTTTTAGTCAAGGACTAATGAGATTATCACAg GGATGGTACATCGTTACATATGCCCTGGGAATTTACCACCTCAATCTGTTCATCGCATTCCTCACACCAAAAATTGATCCTGCGATGGACTTCGATG ATGGCGATGGTCCTGAACTCCCCACGAGATCGAACGAAGAATTTAGGCCATTCATAAGGCGGTTACCAGAATTTAAATTCTGGTATTCAGTGACCAAATCCACGATTTTTGGAATGGTGTGCACTTTATTCGATTGCTTTAATATTCCAGTATTCTGGCCAATCCTTGTTATGTACTTCATAACACTCTTCTGCATCACTATGAAACGTCAAATAAAG cACATGGTGAAGTACCGATACCTGCCGTTTACACATGGGAAACCAAAGTACCAAAACCACGAAGATACTTCGAGATTAATACATCCGAAATGA